The genomic segment TCATGACTTTCTTCTTAATATGTACACAGAACCTAGAACCTGGTCAGGGTTGCAAGTAGAACTCTTTTAGGATGCTAAAGAGAACCAGTGAAGAACCCTTCTTTCTTAAGAAAGTACGCATTAACTAGGAACGTGTACAGTATCATGATATTATTTTATTAAGACACAGAACCTGACAGGAGTTTAAACATTAGCTCTTGGTTCTTGGTGCGCTCCAGGAAAAAGATTTCATCAAGTGTTCTTTCAGTTCTTCGGACAGTTAAGGGTTCTTTGGTGTTACCTGGATACGGTACTCGTccttttgtcaccagttctgtaagCAGGATGCCGAAGGACCAGACGTCTGATTTAATGGTGAACTTTCCGTAAAGTGCTGCCTCCGGAGCCGTCCACTTAATGGGGAACTTCGCACCTGAAAGAGAAGGGGAGCGAGGGCAGGGGTGAGGGGCGTGGTGACAGGAGTGGTGAGGGGCGTGGTGAGAGGAGTGGTGAGGGGCGTGGTGAGGGATGGAATGAGGGGCATGGTGAGAGGAGTGGTGAGGGATGGAATGAGGGGCGTGGTGAGAGGATTGGTGAGGGGCGTGGTGAGGGATGGAATGAGGGGCGTGGTGAGAGGATTGGTGAGAGGAGTGGTGAGGGATGGAATGAGGGGCGTGGTGAGAGGATTGGTGAGGGGCGTGGTGAGGGATGGAATGAGGGGCGTGGTGAGAGGATTGGTGAGGGGCGTGGTGAGGGATGGAATGAGGGGCGTGGTGAGGAATGGAATGAGGGGCATGGTGAGAGGATTGGTGAGGGGCGTGGTGAGGGATGGAATGAGGGGCGTGGTGAGAGGAGTAGTGAGGAATGGAATGAGGGGCATGGTGAGAGGATTGGTGAGGGGCGTGGTGAGGGATGGAATGAGGGGCGTGGTGAGAGGAGTGGTGAGGGATGGAATGAGGGGCGTGGTGAGAGGATTGGTGAGGGGCGTGGTGAGGGATGGAATGAGGGGCGTGGTGAGAGGAGTGGTGAGGGATGGAATGAGGGGTGTGGTGAGAGGCAGAATGAGGAGTGGGGTGAGGGGCATGGTGCAGGGGTGTGGTGAGGGGCGGAATGAGGGGTGGGGTAGGGGCAGGGTGAGGGGCGGTAAGTGTGTAGTGAACAGTGAGTAGTGTTAGTGTGTAGTGTATGTTGGTGTGTACTGTGTAGTGTTAGTACACAGATTAtaactcctcctctctctctctttttacctccctacctctctctctctacctgtctccctctctctttctctacctgtctgtctctctctctctctcactacctgtctctttctctctctctctacctgtctctctctctgtatctctctctctacctgtctgtctgtctctctctcactacctgtctctttctctctctctacatgtctctctctctctgtatctctttctctacctgtctgtctgtctgtctgtctctctctctcactacctgtctctctctctctctacctgtctgtctgtctctctctcactacctgtctctttctctctctctacatgtctctctctgtatctctttctctacctgtctctctctctcactacctgtctctttctctctacctgtctctcgctctgtatctctctctacctgtctgtctgtctctctcactacctgtctctttctctctacctgtctctctctctgtatctctttctctacctgtctgtctgtctctctctcactacctgtctctttctctctacctgtctctttctctctctctacctgtctctctctctgtatctctctctctctacctgtctgtctctcttgctacctgtctctctctctatctctctctacctgtctctctcacactctcttgctacctgtctccctctccctctctacctgtctctccctctctctccctctctctttctcgtgCACACGCTCTTTCTCTCtacctgtttctctctctctctctcgctctctacctgtctctcgctctctctacctctctctctctctacctgtctgtctctcagcatGTCTCACCTTGGCGGGCGGTGTACTCGTTGTCCTCGATGAGTCTGGCGAGGCCGAAGTCTGCGATTTTACACACCAGATTGTCTCCCACTAGGATGTTCGCACTGCGCAGGTCTCTGTGGATGTAGTTCATCCTCTCAATGTAGGCCATTCCTGCtgctacctacacacacacacacacacacacacacacacacttcaaataaTACTTtcaaataattgtaattaagcagcaaaatctataacaaagcacTGAAACACCCCAATAACTACAATTTAATTCAATCACAAGAATTAcctaataatttcaataatacaTTTAATTAGAATTAGAAACTTATATACAATAAAAGGTAAAAataaacaagtaaataaataaatcagtcaatCTCAGGAGTAGTGCATGCTGGGATACCTGAGCTGCCATGTCCACGAGGTTGGGCAACTTCAGAGCACGACCTTCTCCGTCCTTCAGGAACTCCAGCAGACTTCCTGTAAACATTTTGCACACTTTAAACCTGAGCTTCAGCAAACTAAACCATGGTTACACTAGTCTGTGTGGTCACTGTGGATACGACCCCTGACCTTTGCTCATGAATTCGGTGACGATGTAGATGGGCTCCTCGGAGACGACGGCGTAGAGCTGCACCAGTTTATCGTGACGCAGATTTTTCATGATCTGAGCTTCCTCCAGAAACGACTCAGGGGACATGGTACCTGGCTTCAGAGTCTTCACAGCCACCTTGGTGTTACCGTTCCAtgttcctgacacacacacacacacacacacacacacattaggctaCATTTTCTCCAAAGAAGCAAAACTACAAAGAACTGTTTATATTTCATCACCTATCAAACATTAATGTGACATTTTCATTCAGTGATCTTTATGTTTCAAGTGTCAATTCTTTAAGATAAAGACTAATTCATAATTATACCAGATAGAAACCTGAACATAATCGTTTTTAAATTCGCCagatttttaataagatttaagagGACAAATGCTAAACTTAACTTCACCACCAGGGGGCGCTGGAGTTTCATCATATAAACATTACAGAGGCTAAAAATTCCTGTTACAATAAATACAAGAGGAGACATGAGGAATTAAACCGTCTTAATGGGGAAATAAAATGCAATGCTTAAATTTACTGATGAAATAGAAACATTTCTTGGTCGTAAACTCACAATTTCAGACCCAGCTGTGGAGCGGAAGAGGAAAGTTTACAGGGACGGAGAACAGGACAGAATTAATGACAGAATCAGGATGGGGTATACAGGAGGGCATGCAAAAATTCCTGTCTCAAGTGTGTTTCCATTCAACTGTGCTGaattcattcattaaaaaaaaaaaacagaacagaaaATCTGGGTTAAAGTGATAGTTTCAGTCGCAAGTAAACAGGAAGTGGTCTGTAATGCCCTCATTTATAGAAGGgtcatatgttaaaaaaaaaaaaaacactcatacTAACCTGAAAATGCACACAAAAACCGTGAAAAGGTGTAGACTGGTttattaaatatcttgttttgttCATTTTACATGAATTAATGTTCAGTTTGGGATGTCTATACCATAATAAAGGGAGGAGTCAATGCAAATCAGGTTATTTTGTACCTGTAATATGAATTACTGCAGCCGTGAAGCCACTTGAGACGCTAAGACACCGAGTGTGTGTGCAAATTAGTACGAGCAAAGAGCAGGTGTTGAATTTGTCAAGCTCGTATCTGACAGTTGAATACAACATTGTAAAagtttagagtagagtggggtaatacccccccggcctgttttacccaaaataaccaccagatggcgcaaagttacatttctattgttgctatggactggcttgacaacggggatatacaaatatccactgtggatcgcatatcagcaacgcagcggagagaaatcaaatttcatggtaagtgatataattttcagatatcagtaaaactgtatttagatagctgctatttcgtcagatatcacagctgtgtaaagtcagtactttaaaaaaaatacattaggtataaaaagttgaatcacattttgaaagtaagacccttttttgtaaaagtgtagtctgtggggtaaaacgcccccttaatggcggggtaaatggcccccagggggcatcgtttccttttatcataattactgtatttcatacatttctgaatagcagatacatagtttttaataacatctcgcttacctggttgagtaaagcaagtaatttgaacttaatattacaaataattgaaattaaaaaaaaaattgaaattaaaatgcgaaatataataaaataatgcatctattcattaattcagggatattttcttgtttctttcacattataggcttaagtaaacacttttgctatccaaacagctttttttgagtgagggggcctattgccccacctcagggggccttttaccccactgggaggGTAAAAGGCCcctttggcacaatgtttgtttttgttaaaaaaaaatttaagtattaactttaggcaaactttaggtggcattattgttcatgtcactgttgtcaaaaactatgattaaaactaaacacacggttcatttcaacttggagaaaaactgaattttccttaaggggggctttccccccactctactctatctaAATGATTCAAAATAATGACATTAATAAGGAATAATATAAGCAAAGTTCATTAAACATTCACATCTCCCTGAAAatggcgagccagccaggagtcTGTTTATGACTATGTGCATTTACCTGGAGTCTTGGGGGGGGCTAATAGTTAAACAACCACTTAGAAGCTTTTTGGATGGAAACACAGCTTGAGATGACCGAGAGGACAGCTATGTTCATATCATACTCACCACCGCACTCTGGAGCTCTCAACACCATCCAAACGATCCATCAGAAATGTCAACAATGCTTATACTATTATCATTAATAAACAATGTTGTGGAAATTCTTACAAATTTCACAATCCAATCTGTGTACAGAACAAGAACTGCTTTAATTCCATCAGCTCACAAACAGCTCTCCTGTAGCACTGGACGAAACTGTTAGAGATATTTCAAAATGTTCAGTACGTCTACTGTAAACACATTAATAAACGATGAGACTGCTGAAACTGTTCCAGTAGCATGCATACTGTATGTGGACAAACTACTGTAACATGACTACCGTAAATACATGAGCAAATGGACACCACTACCATAACTGCTAGAGCAGCCTAGTGGAGACGTACTGGAGTCGCACGCTTGCCATAAACATTCTAACAAATGGACAACCTGTTCTCAGTTCTAGTACCATAAACTCCCTAATAAATGAACAAACTACAGTAAATGCTGGAGTAGAATGTTTACCGTACATATCTTAGCAAACAGAGTAGCACACCTACTGTAAAGATAATAACATATGTACAATAACATACGAGTCTACCGTAAATGCAGTAATAAATGAGCAAACTCCTGTATTTGATGGAGTGGTAAACCTTCTGTAACAAATGCTCATATCACACTGAGCTGATGGAATACGAACGCACTTTGCTACCCGAATGGATAAGAGTGTTTTACCACATCACTGTTTATCAATGAACCTGCAATTTAAATTCTTTACAAATGTATTTAATCTTACCACACCAGACTTCAGCAAAACATCCTGCTCCAAGTTTGACTTCCAGCTGCAGAGACTTGCGATCGATTTCCCAGGTGTCGTGTGTAAGACCCACCGTTTCTGGTGTGTAgttcacacacacatcagttaAATGATAGCACAGACCATCCGCATGCACTACGGGAGGGGGGAGAAGGGGGGAGATGATGTTAATGACCTTTAATGAGGGGGAACATGCAGGCAGAGAGACGGAAAACACGCCGAGCGAGAGAGCCACGCCCCACGCTCCCTCATCCTACACATGACCGCCGAAAATATACTAACAAACTATTCAGTGATATAATTATCTTTCACTAACAGACTCCACCCTCTCGGGGAGGCGTCTTTCCGTCTCTCTGTGTGACTGGCTGTCAGTAGGCACAGTGGGCGGGGTCATACCCATCCAGACCTCCCCAAACTGGCCGTTGCCCAGTCGCTTTATGAGCTGCAGTGATTCACGTGGGACCTCCCACACGTCTTTGGTTTTCATTGACAGGTCAGTGAGGCGGGGCATCCCCTTGTGACATGGGGCAACCAGTCGGAAACACAGACCTGCCGCACGCTCTGAAGCAGGAAGCGCATCATGAGCtcgcaaacagacacacacacacacacacacacgcgcgcacgcacacaaacAATAATGTATAGAGTGTAAGAGTGTAGAGTGTAATAGAGTGTAGAGTATAGAGTGTAATAGAGTGTGATAGTGTAATAGAGTTTAATAGCGTTTAATACAGTATATTGTATAGAGTGTAATAGAGTGTAATGTATAGAGTGTAATAGAATGTAATGTACAGAGTGTAATAGAGTGTAATGGAGTGTAATGTATGTGTAATAGAGTGTAATGTATAGAGTCCAATAGAGTATAATGTACAGAGTGTAATACAGTATAATGTATAGAGTGTAATAGAGTGTAATGTATAGAGTGCAATAGAGTGTAATGTATAGAGTGTAATAGAGTTTAATGTATAGAGTGCAATAGAGTATAATGTATAATGTAATAGAGTGTAATGTATAGTGTATTAGAGTATAATGTATAGAGTGTAATAGAATGTAATGTATAGAGTGTAATAGAGTATAATGTATATAGTGTAATAGAGTATAATGTATAGAGTGCAATAGAGTGTAATGTATAATGTAATAGAGTGTAATGTATAGTGTATTAGAGTATAATGTATAGAGTGTAATAGAGTGTAATGCATAGCGTGTAATAGAGTGTAATGTATAGAGTGTAATAGAGTGTAATGTATAGAGTGTAATAGAGTATAATGTATAGAGTGTAATAGAGTTTAATGTATAGAGTGCAATAGAGTATAATGTAATAGTGTAATGTATAGTGCATTAGAGTATAATGTATAGAGTGTAATAGAATGTAATGTATAGAGTGTAATAGAATGTAATGTATAGAGTGTAATGTATAGAGTGTAATAGAGTGTAATGCATAGCGTGTAATAGAGTGTAATGTATAGAGTGTAATAGAGTGTAATGTATAGTGTAATAGAGTATAATGTATATAGTGTAATAGAGTGTAATGTATAGAGTGCAATAGAGTGTAATGTATAGAGTGTAATAGAGTATAATGTATATAGTGTAACAGAGTGTAATGTATAGAGTGCAATAGAGTGTAATGTATAGAGTGTAATGTATAGAGTGTAATAGAGTGTAATGTATAGAGTGTAATAgagtgtcttcttcttcttcttctttcggctgctcccgtttaggggtcaccacagcggatctttcgtccccattgctccctgtcttccgcatccttctctaccacacctgccactttcatgtcctctctcaccacatccatgtatctcctctttggccttcctcgttttcgtgtgcctggcagctccatcctcaacattctccttcccacatgctctgcatctcttctcaggatgtgcccgtaccatctcagtctcatctctcttagcttcattcccaagctctccacatgtgctgtccctctgatgtgctcgttccttatcctgtccaacctcccattgcaaaccttaacatcctcaactccgccacctccaactttgcctcctgtctcttcgttaagggtacggtctccaatccgtacatcacagctgctctcactactgtcttatacatcatacctttcacttctgctgggactttccgatcacaaatgactcctgaaatccttctccaactgctccaccctgcctgcactctctctctcacctcactatcgcagcccccattttcctgcacagttgaccccaggtacttgaattcaccaactttttctttacgtctactccttgcatcttcactacactctcatccccattctcattgatgcacatgtattctgttttgctcctgctcaccttcattcctcttcattccaatgcatccctccatctctccaaacccaactcaacctcctttctactttcaccacatttcACAATAttgtccgcaaacatcatgttccatggtgactctcgcCTCACTtcctccgtcaagctatccatcactatggcaaacaagaaaggactcaaagcagatccttgatggagtcccaccttcaccttcaaccattcagtcgttccagctgcacacctcactgctgtttcactgttctcatacatgtcttgcaccactctaatatacttgtcattcactccacactttctcatacaataccataactcatctctcggcactctatcgtatgccttctccaggtctacaaacacacaatgtagctttctctggccttccctgtacttctccattaacattcttaaagcaaaaattgcatccaacgtgctcttccttggcataaacccgtactgctgttcacagattgccacctctcttctcagtctcacctccaataccctttcccatagcttcatggtgtggctcatcaattttatccctctgtaattactgcagctctgtacatctcccttattcttctatattgggacgagcacactctccattcatttggcattttctcattctctaggatcttattaaacaatctcgttaggaactccacagctgtctcacccaaacatctccaagcctcaatcgggataccatctggtccgactgctttcccagtcttcattcttttcatggctgccctcacctcatccttactaaccaactctgcttcctgatttgctgtctccaatgaatctgaccttttctctcttggattctcctcatttaataaatcctcaaagtactctttccaccttcttaatactctctttgtttgtcagcacatttccatctttcatcactcttacctgctgtacatccctcgcttccctgtttctctgcctagctagtctgtacaggtctttctctccttctttggtctccagtctttcgtacaactcctggtatgcttctgctttcgccttcactaccgctctttttgccttctgtctcgtttctctgtataaccgcctgctttcctcgtctctctgatcgtcccaattcttctttgctagcctcttctcttttataatttcctgcacttctttgttccaccaccatgtctccttgtcttccttcctccttcccgatgaccaccctagcaccttccttgctgcctctcttactagtacagcagtagtattccaatcttctggcagacttccatgaccactcaatgctcgtctcatttcttccctaaactccttctgatgttcaacctcttttagtttccaccatttaatcttcagctccactatttcacgcttcctctttttcactttcaagctcatcctgcacacgaccactcgatgttgtctagctacactctcccctgccatcactttacagtctccaatctccttcaggttaccccttctgcagagtatgtagtccacctgtgtagctcttcctccactcttaaatgtcaccctgtgctgctctttcttctcgaagtatgaattgactattgccaaattcatcctctttgaaaaatcaaccatcatttgtccttccacatttctctctcttacaccatatctgcccatcacgtcctcatctcctctgtttccctcgccaacatctcatctcatctcatctcattatctctagccgctttatccttctacagggtcacaggcaagctggagcctatcccagctgactacgggcgaaaggcctcgccaacatgtccgttgaaatctgctcctatcagcacgcgctcctccctcggtatactttctaccacttcatccatcttttcccagaaagactctttctcttcattctcacatccaacctgtggggcgtacacacacacaacattgattaccactccttgaatctccaacttcatgcctatcactctatctgacaccctcttcacatcaatcacactgttgaccaactctcccctcaaaacaataccaacaccatttctctttccatccactccataataaaacaacttgcatccatctccagtgTTCTTGGCCTtgtttcctttccacctcgtctcctgcacacacaaaatgttcaacttccttctttccatcgtacctgctaactctctcgctctgccagtcagtgttcccacattcagtgttcctaccctcaattctaagctccttcccttccatctttcacactctctcctaacacgcctccccctctctttctccttctccgttttgacgcaacagtagcatactttccaccggcaccctgttgaccaacagtaccggaggtggtcgttgttaacccgagccccgaccgatccggtatggtatttctcttttcaatctgcatgttagatttggcacaaatCTAGTAtgtggattgaaaagagaaataccagagTGTAATAGAGTGTAATGTATAGACTGTAATAGAGTGTAATAGAGTGTAATGTATAGAGTGTAATAGAGTGTAATGTATAGAGTGTAATAGAGTGTAATGTATGGACTGTAATAGAGTGTAATAGAGTGTAATGTATAGAGTGTAATAGAGTGTAATGTATAGAGTGTAATAGAATGTAATGTATAGAGTGTAATGTATAGAGTGTAATAGAGTGTAATGTATAGAGTGTAATAGAGTGTAATGTATGGACTGTAATAGAGTGTAATGTATAGAGTGTAATAGAGTGTATAGAGTGTAATGTATGGAGTGTAATAGAGTGTAATAGAGTGTAATGTATGGACTGTAATAGAGTGTAATAGAGTGTAATGTATAGAGTGTAATAGAGTGTAATAGAGTGTAATGTATGGAGTGTAATAGAGTGTAATAGAGTGTAATGTATGGACTGTAATAGAGTGTAATAGAGTGTAATGTATGGACTGTAATAGAGTGTAATGTATAGAGTGTAATGTATAGAGTGTAATAGAATGTAATGTATAGAGTGTAATAGAATGTAATGTACAGAGTGTAAGAGTGTAATAGAGTGTAATGTATAGACTGTAATAGAGTGTAATGTATAGAGTGTAATGGAGTGTAATGTATAGAGTGTAATAGAGTGTAATGTACAGAGTGTAATAGAGTGTAATGTATAGAGTGTAGTAGAGTGTAATAGAGTGTAATGTATAGAGTGTAACAGAGTGTAATGTATAGAGTGTAATAGAATGTACTGTATAGAGTGTAATAGAATGTCATGCATATAGTGTAATGTACAGAGTGTAATAGAGTGTAATAGAATGTAATGTATAGAGTGTAATAGAGTGTAATGTATAGAGTGTAATAGAGTGTACTGTATAGAGTGTAATAGAGTGTAATGTATAGAGTGTAATAGAATGTAATGTATAGAGTGTAATAGAGTGTAGAGTGTAATAGTGTAATGTACAGAGTGTAATAGAGTGTAATAGGGTGTAATGTATAGAGTGTAATAGAGTGTAATGTACAGAGTGCAATAGAGTGTAATGTATAGAGTGCAATAGAGTGTAATGTATAGAGTGTAATAGAGTGTAATGTATAGAGTGTAATAGTGTTATGTATAGAGTGTAAAAGAATGTAATGTATAGAGTGTAATAGAGTGTAGTGTATAGAGTGTAATAGAGTGTAATGTATAGAGTGTAATAGTGTTATGTATAGAGTGTAAAAGAATGTAATGTATAGAGTGTAATAGAGTGTAGTGTATAGAGTGTAATGTATAGAGTTTTGCGTGTTGTACCTGAGTAATGCTGCACGAGTTGCTGTAGCGTTTGGAACTGTGAGCGTGTGGTGATGTAATAACCCCCACTGTCCAGCTTACGGATCTTATAGTGCTTCACATGGTCACCTTTAACCTCATCCCAGTCCCGGATAGACAGAGAGAacgcacctacacacacacacacacacacacacacacacacactgagattaTAGTGTAATAGTCCTACAGTTCCTCTCAGTGCCGCTGCACTACTCTGTACTCAGTGAAGTGGTCATGTGACCTGACCTTTCGTAGTCTCGCTCTCTCGGATCAGGTACGAGCCGCGCTGGTTTCCTGAAGAAAAGAGCTGCCTCTCCGCATCCTTCCTTCCCAGTTTACCGAAATaccacctgcacacacacacacacacacacacacacacacacacacacacacacacacacacacacacacacttgtgtgattggctgattgaggCCCTACTTCCACAATATCTAATCTATAAAATATGTTCAGTTTGAAGGTTTAATTATTTTTAGATGCAAAAACATGATATTATTATCTCAGTATCAGCGTGAGTTTATTAAATCACATCACTAATGATATTTCAAATAAGAAATGAAAAAACAACACCATGTACTACAATAACTGCAGATTATCAGATTAATGAGTACTAATAatgcaagaattattattgttattattattattattattattattattaataataataataataataataataataataataaaggtacTAATCACAATAACTCTGGAGTATCAGTACTGTATTAGCATACTCTTTAGTAATAACTAGTCATTTTTATAAATGGACTTTAAAAAAGTACTGTTGATTAAAATAGCATTGCTGTGAGTATATAAATAACTCTACGCACTAATATCATCACACTCATACTTCTAAAGACTGTAAGTATTAGAGGAGCATTACAGGAATAATAATACTGACACATTAGTATTATACAATATACATAGATCTCTCAAAACAGAACTAAACTATTATAATAACCACAGAATACGCTTGTCGGTGTATGTACTAAAAGTCTAATAACTAATATGTTAATTAACATATTAATTAGTATGCTAATAAGTATAATAACCCCAGTTTAAGGCtgtactacctttcagatttttcaagtgtaggtcataaaaagaattttcccaacacagaattatttctgtttagtgactgaaagctactgaattcgaatcacagactttcaattttattcgttttttttttttaacagaacaattaatgaatttaaggccatgtggccctacactccgcactattttttcctgcttcaccatgacccaattcaagatactacgtcatgcatcacatcccgtggcgggctttccccgttcacagaaggcaaatttgaaacaggagagaaaaatggagggcgtgagtgtgcgaatgaaacgtgaaagagcgactacagtaacggaaagaaagcgagaagaagaaaagacgttatgttctatacgaaggaaaggaaacgcaggaaatatcaaactaataaatatgggcgctcagtgagcacctcggtgtgatcagctgttcgtttagcgacagaatgatggaactgtcagtgcacgctcaaagggaaacctgtagatggcagtaatgcgacactgtggatgccagctgccgtaaaacccaaaagaagaagaagaagaaggtaaacctgcaagtgatttcatgcacattatttgctttaatcccctcaaattaaataacttcccagccacagaa from the Neoarius graeffei isolate fNeoGra1 chromosome 2, fNeoGra1.pri, whole genome shotgun sequence genome contains:
- the LOC132876653 gene encoding tyrosine-protein kinase Fyn-like isoform X2 encodes the protein MGCAQCKDKDESKLAEGGDPMGFQSGHGHPAPQHSPAFGATSIPNYNNFTTSGNSLTVFGGANIHTQTHTGVLHTQRAAGVTLFVALYDYEARAEDDLSFRKGEKFQIINNTEGDWWEAHSLTTGQSGYIPSNYVAPVDSIQAEEWYFGKLGRKDAERQLFSSGNQRGSYLIRESETTKGAFSLSIRDWDEVKGDHVKHYKIRKLDSGGYYITTRSQFQTLQQLVQHYSVHADGLCYHLTDVCVNYTPETVGLTHDTWEIDRKSLQLEVKLGAGCFAEVWCGTWNGNTKVAVKTLKPGTMSPESFLEEAQIMKNLRHDKLVQLYAVVSEEPIYIVTEFMSKGSLLEFLKDGEGRALKLPNLVDMAAQVAAGMAYIERMNYIHRDLRSANILVGDNLVCKIADFGLARLIEDNEYTARQGAKFPIKWTAPEAALYGKFTIKSDVWSFGILLTELVTKGRVPYPGMNNREVLEQVERGYRMQCPQDCPTSLYELMQQCWKQNPEERHTFEYLQAFLEDYFTATEPQYQPGDNL
- the LOC132876653 gene encoding tyrosine-protein kinase Fyn-like isoform X3, whose amino-acid sequence is MGCAQCKDKDESKLAEGGDPMGFQSGHGHPAPQHSPAFGATSIPNYNNFTTSGNSLTVFGGANIHTQTHTGVLHTQRAAGVTLFVALYDYEARAEDDLSFRKGEKFQIINNTEGDWWEAHSLTTGQSGYIPSNYVAPVDSIQAEEWYFGKLGRKDAERQLFSSGNQRGSYLIRESETTKGAFSLSIRDWDEVKGDHVKHYKIRKLDSGGYYITTRSQFQTLQQLVQHYSGTWNGNTKVAVKTLKPGTMSPESFLEEAQIMKNLRHDKLVQLYAVVSEEPIYIVTEFMSKGSLLEFLKDGEGRALKLPNLVDMAAQVAAGMAYIERMNYIHRDLRSANILVGDNLVCKIADFGLARLIEDNEYTARQGAKFPIKWTAPEAALYGKFTIKSDVWSFGILLTELVTKGRVPYPGMNNREVLEQVERGYRMQCPQDCPTSLYELMQQCWKQNPEERHTFEYLQAFLEDYFTATEPQYQPGDNL
- the LOC132876653 gene encoding tyrosine-protein kinase Fyn-like isoform X1, yielding MGCAQCKDKDESKLAEGGDPMGFQSGHGHPAPQHSPAFGATSIPNYNNFTTSGNSLTVFGGANIHTQTHTGVLHTQRAAGVTLFVALYDYEARAEDDLSFRKGEKFQIINNTEGDWWEAHSLTTGQSGYIPSNYVAPVDSIQAEEWYFGKLGRKDAERQLFSSGNQRGSYLIRESETTKGAFSLSIRDWDEVKGDHVKHYKIRKLDSGGYYITTRSQFQTLQQLVQHYSERAAGLCFRLVAPCHKGMPRLTDLSMKTKDVWEVPRESLQLIKRLGNGQFGEVWMGTWNGNTKVAVKTLKPGTMSPESFLEEAQIMKNLRHDKLVQLYAVVSEEPIYIVTEFMSKGSLLEFLKDGEGRALKLPNLVDMAAQVAAGMAYIERMNYIHRDLRSANILVGDNLVCKIADFGLARLIEDNEYTARQGAKFPIKWTAPEAALYGKFTIKSDVWSFGILLTELVTKGRVPYPGMNNREVLEQVERGYRMQCPQDCPTSLYELMQQCWKQNPEERHTFEYLQAFLEDYFTATEPQYQPGDNL